A single genomic interval of Sebastes umbrosus isolate fSebUmb1 chromosome 9, fSebUmb1.pri, whole genome shotgun sequence harbors:
- the smim19 gene encoding small integral membrane protein 19 produces MGGHGVLGNEPESIDYSVHEAWNEATNVYLLVILVSFGLLMYARKNKRKIMRIFTLPPTAGSTPEPNFYDSLQKVRLRQQLEMYSLARKFDQQQGQTDSVQLSME; encoded by the exons ATGGGCGGTCACGGTGTTCTGGGTAACGAGCCGGAGTCCATCGACTACTCGGTGCATGAAGCCTGGAACGAGGCCACCAATGTGTACCTGCTGGTGATCCTGGTCAGCTTCGGCCTGCTCATGTACGCCAGAAA AAACAAGAGGAAGATCATGCGGATCTTCACTCTGCCTCCCACCGCCGGCAGCACCCCGGAGCCCAACTTCTATGACAGCCTGCAGAAGGTCCGCCTGCGGCAGCAGCTGGAGATGTACTCTCTGG CCAGGAAATTTGACCAGCAGCAGGGCCAGACTGACAGTGTGCAGCTCTCCATGGAATGA